ACCACGTCATATGCCTCACCGCAGCGACTTTTAAAACGGACTCTAAGGAGGATTGCGGGTGAGCAAAAAGCAACCGATTTCCACAGCGCCGAAAGATGGCAGCAAGGTTCAAATATTCTGGACCGACGAGGACGGACAGGAAAATGAATCCATCGGGCAGTATCGTTCACTGGACCGCTTGAAGGCCACTGGAGGCCAGTGGGACGAAACGGATGCCGGCTGGTGGATATTTACGGATTCAAATACGCAGAAAAAAGTCACTCCTCATTCCTGGCAACCAGCTACAAAGCCGGGCGATGAGGATGCGGAAGAAGAATAGTTAAAGCTAATGCTTCTGGTGCTTTAACAAGCCGCGCACGATATCATCGGCAGAGATCATCCCGAGAAATGCGCCGTTTTCCACTACGCCCACGTCGCCACTGTTTTTCGCTATCGCTTGCATGATTTCACGCACCGGCGTTCCCGGACGCGCCGTTGCCGCAAAAGGCCTGCTGGCAGGACGCGTGCGATCAAGCGGAACCATGATGTCCGCAGCAGTGAGGACACCAAGTGGATTCATGTTGGCGACAAAATCCGCAACATACTCGTCGGCCGGGTTAAGCAGGATGTCTTGAGCCGTACCGCACTGGATGATCCGTCCGCCTTCCATAATGGCAATGCGATTGCCAATTTTCATGGCCTCATCCAGGTCGTGACTGACGAAGACGATCGTCTTCTTCAGGCGCTCCTGCAGGCTGAGAAGCTCATCCTGAAGGCGCGTTCGAATAAGCGGGTCAAGCGCTGAAAAGGGCTCATCCATCAGCAGGATCGGTGCACCTGTCGCGAAAGCGCGCGCCAAGCCGACACGCTGCTGCATGCCACCGGAGAGCTCACCGACCTTGCGCTTGGCCCAATCCTTGAGATTGACCAGTTCCAGCTGCTGCTGCACGGCTTTCGCGCGCTCTTCCTTTGGAACACCGGAGAGCTCCAGCCCGAACCCGACATTCTCTTCAACTGTACGCCAGGGCAGGAGACCGAACTGCTGGAAAACCATCGAAACAAGGTGCTTGCGCAGATCCCGCAAGGTTGTCTTGTCAGCTTTGCCGACATCGATGGACCGCCCTTTGTTGTGAACGACGACGGAGCCGCGCGAGATAGGGTTAAGGCGATTGATGGCGCGCAGGAGCGTTGATTTTCCGGAACCGGAAAGTCCCATGAGCACGACAATCTCGCCTTCAGCTATGGTGAGAGTGCAATTGTGAACGCCAAGCACATGGCCTGTTTCGGCCTGGATATCCGAGCGGCTTTTTCCCCTGATCGGCCAGAAACAGCGAACCGTCAGTCTTCTTGCCGAAAATAATACAGACATTATCCAGTGTGATCGCGGTCATTCACCTGGCTCCTTGCCGGGACGGAAGATACGGTCGAGGATGATGGCGACGACCACAATGACGAGCCCTGCCTCGAAGCCCAAGGCTGTGTTAACCGAGTTAAGCGCGCGGACGACCGGAACGCCAAGCCCATCGGCTCCGACCAGGGCCGCGATGACCACCATGGAGAGTGACAGCATGATCGTCTGGGTAAGCCCAGCCAGGATTTGTGGCATGGCGTAGGGTAGTTCGATCTTCCATAGCAGTTGGCGCGAAGACGCACCGAATGCCTCGCCCGCTTCGATCAGATGACGGGGTGTCGAGGAAACGCCGAGATGGGTGAGGCGGATGGGTGCCGGCAAAACAAAGATTGCCGTTGCAATCAGGCCGGGCACCATACCTATGCCGAAGAAGACGATGGCGGGGATGAGATAGACGAAGGTGGGTAACGTCTGCATGAGGTCGAGTACAGGACGGATCGCGGCATAGAACTTCGGCCGGTGCGCGGCGATAATGCCGATGGGTACGCCGATCCCCATGCACAGGATGCACGAGGAGAGCACCAGCGTCAGTGTCTCCATCGTTTCTTGCCAGTATCCCTGATTGAGGATGAACAGGAAGCCGAGAATGGTGAGAAGCGTGACCGCTATGGACCGGCGCAGGGCGTAAGCGATGGCGGCGAAAATCGCGACCATGATCAGGGGATGCGGATATTTCAGCACAAACATCAGGCCGTCGATGAAGGCCTGCATGATTGCGGCCAATCCATCGAAAAATCCGGCAAAATTGGTGGTGAGCCAATCGACGACGGCCTTCGCCGTCCTGCCAACCGGAATCTTGTCTTGCGTTAACCAGTCCAAACCAAACCATCCCCACAACGAGTAAGCAGAAAGAGCAGCCCGACCGGAACACCGGGCGGCTCATGTTCTTTGGTCTCTTTATCGCGTCAGGGACAGCGATCGTTATAGCCCCAGCGACGCCTTGACCGCGGGCAGGCCTTCCTTACCGTCGAAGGTTGTAACGCCTGCCAGCCACGTATCCAGAATCGCCGGGTTGGCTTTCAACCATTCGGTTGCTGCCTTCGCGCCATCCTCGCCATCGTCGAGAATCTTGCCCATGATCTCATTTTCCATCTGCAGATTGAATTTGAGATTGGTCAGGAACTTGCCGACATTCGGACATTCGGTAGTGTATCCGGCACGGACATTCGTGTGGATGATTGCCCCGCCGAAGTCCTTGCCAAACACGTCATCACCGCCGGAAAGATAGGCCAGCTTGAAGTTCGTATTCATCGGATGCGGTTCCCAGCCGAGGAAGACGATGGGTTTTTCGCTTTTGGTCTGCTTGGCGACCTGTGCAAGCATGCCCTGTTCGGAGGATTCGGCGAGCTCGAAACCCTTCAAACCGAAAGTGTCCTTGGAAATCATATCGAGAATCAAGCGGTTGCCGTCATTTCCGGGCTCGATACCGTAGATCTTGCCGCCGAGATCATCCTTGAACTTGGCTATGTCCTTGAAATCTTTCAGACCCTTGTCATAGAGATATTGCGGCACTGCCAAGGTGTATTTCGCACCTGTCAGATTGGGGCCAAGGTCTTCGACAGTCTTGTTGTCGAGATATGGCTTGACGTCCGCAGACATGGTCGGCATCCAGTTGCCGAGAAACACGTCAATGTCTTTCTTGCCAAGCGAAGCATAGGTCACCGGCACAGAGAGAACCTTGGTGTCGGTCGAATAACCAAGACCTTTCAGCACTTCGCTCGTTGCGGCTGTGGTAGCGGTGATGTCGGTCCAGCCCACATCGGCGAATCGGACTGTCTTGCAGGATTCGGGTTCCGCGGCGAATGCAGTACCTGCGGAAAGGACCAAAGCCAAGGAAATGGTGAGTTTGGATAGTACTTTCATCGATAGTTCTCCCCTTCCGGTTTTTACCGGATTTTCAATGTCATGAACCAAGCACCAAACGGAAACGCATTCAAGCATAGGCGCGCATAAATCCGGTCAAATAGCGACAGTTGTTGATATTCCGACAAAAGTTGCGAGGGAGTAGAATGTAAGGGTTCATGCGGAGACCCAACTCTGATTAAAGCGGGCGATGGCAAAACTCTATTTCAGTTACTCGGCTATGAATGCCGGAAAATCGACGCTGCTTTTGCAAGCTTCCTACAACTACCAGGAACGCGGCATGCGGACGATGCTGTTCACGGCTGCGCACTATGCCGAAGACGGTGTTGGAAGGATTACCTCACGCCTGGGTGTCAGCGCCGAGGCGCTGCTTTATCGCGATAACGACGATCTTTTCGCGCTTATTGCCAAAGCACATGGTGAAAGCAGGCTAAGTTGCGTGTTTGTCGACGAAGCGCAATTTCTGACCAAGGAGCAGGTCTGGCAGCTGGCGCGCGTTGTTGACCGGCTTAACCTGCCGGTATTGTGTTTTGGTCTGCGCACGGATTTTCAGGGTAAACTATTTCCCGGTTCCGCGGAATTGCTAGCGATTGCGGACACTTTGCGGGAAATCCGCACCATCTGTCACTGCGGCGCCAAGGCGACAATGGTTGTTCGTCACGGACCGAAAGGGGAGGCGCTGCTTGAGGGCGATCAGGTGGCGATTGAGAAATCGGTCTATGTCTCGCTCTGCCGCAAACACTGGGAAGAGGAAACGGGCCGGATTGCACACGGGGACGTCCGTAAGTCTTAAGCGGCGAATCTCTGCTTGCAAGTTAACCTTGAGACCTGTCATTTTCCCGTAGGCTTTTTTTCGCAATGTACCGTGTCTATATTCGATCGTCGCGACAAGCGATTTTGGCAATCAGGGGAATACGTAAATGGCGAGTCTGCAGCACTTCGATTCCGAGATCGAGAAGACCAGAACAATGGTCAATGACATGCGGACGAAAATCGATCAGTCCACAATAGTCCTCGACAAATTCGCCAAAGCTGATGAGAAGATCGGCGCTTCCGATTTCGATATCGAAAATGCGCGCATTGATGATGTCTTGCGTCAACAGAAGGTGATGGAAGGCAATATTGCCGAGCTGATCATCGGGCTGGAGGATGCCACCAATGTTTTCGGTTCCGAATTCGAAAGCATGAAAGGCTATTCCGGTTGGGAAAAGTTCATCGGTGTCTTCTCGAAGCAAAAAATGCAGCGCCTGCGTTCAGACCGCGTCCGCAATATGTCACTTGCGGGAAATCTCCAGGAACTCCTTTCCAAGTCCGACCGGATTGTCGGTATTCTGAAAGAACAGAAAGCTGTTCTGGACGAGCGCTACAAGACCTCCGAAACAAGCCTTGCGACTGTCATAGAACGGCGCAAGACTACCATCGCCAATCTCGAAGCGACGCAAAAGCGAATCGAAGAACTAAACCCGCTTTTGCTGGATATTGAGAACAAGATTGCCGCATCGACAGATCAGGGCGCACGCACCGAGCTCGAAGGTCAGCGGTCAAAGCTCGCCACAGAATATAACGAACGCCAAGCCAAGGAGCAGGAACTGCTTGCAGAGAGCCAGACGCTGGAACGCTACACGTCCATGTTCCAGACTTTCGTCGATTCACTCAATAACCAGATCGCGGCGCAGAGCACGCTGATCAACAAACTGTCGATCGACACCGAGCAGCGCATTGTTCTTTACAAGGCGCTGGAAGATCCGTTGAAAACGGCGGCGCAACAGGATGTGGCACACAAGATCAATACGCTCGGCAGCAAGGTGGATACGGCAGCTGAAGAGACCATGGCCGGTGTTGGCGCGGCGGCGCAGAAGCACATTGGCGATCTTCTCGAGATGCACGAGAGGAACATGGTCAGTTCGCAGGATATCCAGCGTCGCAAGAAGTTGGCTGACGATGCTTTCTCACGCCGGTTCTCGGAGGTGCTGAAGAAGCACAATTCCGCCGACTACGTGCAGAGCTAATCAATGACCGACAATGCCAATGCGGATCTTGCAGCGGCCGAGCGCTATTTTGGCGCTATTCGCGCCGCGCTGGATGGGCTCGAAATCTTTCTGAACAACCAGGACTCGCCGCTCTACAAGCATGATCTGGTTGCACAGACTGTGTCTGAATATCTGCAGCGCCTTGATTCGTCTTTCGAATGCTGGCGCAACAGGCTCGGTTTTGCCGAGCGCTTTCGCATATCCAAGGCCGAAAGCGGCTTTCCTGTCTTCCAGAATGTTCTGGAACTTGAAAACGACAAGAAGGACGCATCGGTGCGGCTGGCAGCCATTCCACCGGCGGATGCCCTTCGGAGCGAGATGGCGGATTTCATCCTGCGCAATCGCGAGTTTCCGCGCGACCTGCAAAGGTCCATGGCGGAACGGGTTTATCTGGAAGTTGTCGACAAAGGCGAGATATTCTCTCCCTTTCTGCTGCCGACAACTATCCGCGTCTCTGTTAACCCGAAAACCATGCGCCCCTTCTACGTGGTCCATTGGGGCGCATTCGACGGAGCCTCGAACCTGCCATTGATCTACATGGCGATTATCGAGGACTCATCCGAAGATATGGTGGAGACGCTGGTGGTCGAGGGCAAGCTCAACAGCAAGGTCAGGATTCCTCTGCCGGTCGGCGGCCTTCTCAACCCGGATCTCGCACGCCGCTTCGACGATTTTGCCGCCAAGAACTCAGCCTATTCGCTGTCGCCGGTGACCATCGCTACTGCACTTGACCAGGATTTTCCGGAGCTTCACCCCAAGCAGCTACGCCGGCTCGTTCTCGGGCCATTCTACACGGCCGGCATTACCGAGCATAATCAGAAGGTTGCTGACGTCCTTGAGCGTGTGCGCAAGCCAGACGATGCCTGGCTCCTGACCTGGACCTTGCAGGAGGTTTTTTCCAAGGCGGAGAAACCCGGCAAACGTGGACTTTGGTCGTCGGAGCCATCGCGTGAGGAATTTCACATCAATACTGATGATCTCGAAGCGGCAAGGCAGGGCGTCAGTCACTATGAGCAGCACGCTCTGGTGCCGCACGAAGCCTATCAGGCGTTGTATGCGTCAGGGGAAGCGGCGGATATTTTCAAGGGATTTCAGACGCATATCCTATCCAATGGACAGGTGATCAGCGGCATTTGAGGAGGAAAGAACCATGGATGTCGGTCTGACCACGCTTGAGGAGAAGGACATCTCCAGGCATCTTGCCGTCGCACAGGCAATGGTGACGCGGTTTATCTCGCTGGATAGCGGCGAGAAGTCCGGTACCGAAATTGCGGGCACCGGCAGACGTTTTGTTTCGACCGTTTCAACCGGCGGATTGCGCAAGACGCGTGAGGTGGAGCTTGCAAAAACGATCCAGTCTGTGCGTCCCGACGATCAGATGCTTTCGATTGCCCAACACACGTTGCTGTTTCGGGCACGGCGCGGGGTTGCTGTTGCGCTGGCGGTTGCCGATGTTTTCGGCCGACAGAGTGACCTTGAAAGCCTGATGGCGCGCAACGCTTCCGCCCCGTTACAGGGTGAAGAGGCTAGCCATTTCAAGCGGCTTTTGTCAGCCGCGGCTTACATTGCAGCTTTCGCCTTTACCGCCTATCTCGCGCAATTGATCGAAGCTGATTCAGAGCCAGCCAACGATATGAGCGAGCCGGATTTCGTATTCGATACGGCACAAGACGCGTTGAAATCGGTGATTGCTGGGCTCGATCGTGCAATTTCCGGCGCGAGCGATGAGCAGGCGATGCTGGCGCGCGCCAAAGCCTTTTCGGCGCTTGCCATCGAAGGGCTTTTGCAGCGCAAGGGGCGATTTGACGGGCTTGGCAGTTTCGAGGATATGCACCTGCGGCTAGACAGCGATGACTTCACGCTGGACGGCTTCGATGTTGCGCCATCGAAAAAACGTACGCCGCTGGTGATGACATTTAAGAAACCGAATGAAGTCGTTGGCAACCACATCGCCAAGTTTCAGGCCCTGAAGCTCTCCAAGATGCTGATGGCGTATGATTTCGACCGGCAGCTCAATCCGTTTGTCGAGTTGGGCGGCTTCTTGTTCACGTTCATCGGTGACGGCGCGCCGGGTACAGGCAAGACCACGCTGATCCAAATGATCGCTGGGTTGGTCAATGATTATTGCCAGGTCGCAGGTTACGCCTTTCATTATGAGAATTTCGGCGTAGACCAGATATCGTCGTATCAGGGCAAATCCGGACAGAACTGCAAGCAATTCGTGACCAATGTGCTCAATCCGCGCGTGATCGGGTTCGGTACGATCGACGACATCGATCAGGTCGCAGCAAAGCGTTCGGATGACCGCGCCTCTTCGGGCCAGCACGAGATCACCGGAGTGCTAATGGAAGCTTTTTCCGGCGCCTCCACCGTTGTTCGTGGCAATTGTTCCTTCGGCATGTTCTCCAACTATCCAGAAAACGTCGATGACGCGCTACGGCAGCGGGCAGGGGCTCGATGGCTGGTCGACGGGCCGCAGACACGCGACGATTACATCGATATCTTTGCGCTGCTGGCAGGCAAAAACCACAAGATACCGCTGGGCGACCACAAGCTTTTTGAAGCGCAACAGATCGAACGGGCGGTGGAGACCGCCTATGATGAATTGTCTGAGCCGCAGGAGGAGGGGCTCAAAGTGGTCTTCGATCGCTTCATTGCGGACAATGGCGAGCCAAAAACCCTATCCGATATCGGTACCTAT
This is a stretch of genomic DNA from Phyllobacterium zundukense. It encodes these proteins:
- the choW gene encoding choline ABC transporter permease subunit encodes the protein MDWLTQDKIPVGRTAKAVVDWLTTNFAGFFDGLAAIMQAFIDGLMFVLKYPHPLIMVAIFAAIAYALRRSIAVTLLTILGFLFILNQGYWQETMETLTLVLSSCILCMGIGVPIGIIAAHRPKFYAAIRPVLDLMQTLPTFVYLIPAIVFFGIGMVPGLIATAIFVLPAPIRLTHLGVSSTPRHLIEAGEAFGASSRQLLWKIELPYAMPQILAGLTQTIMLSLSMVVIAALVGADGLGVPVVRALNSVNTALGFEAGLVIVVVAIILDRIFRPGKEPGE
- a CDS encoding choline ABC transporter substrate-binding protein — translated: MKVLSKLTISLALVLSAGTAFAAEPESCKTVRFADVGWTDITATTAATSEVLKGLGYSTDTKVLSVPVTYASLGKKDIDVFLGNWMPTMSADVKPYLDNKTVEDLGPNLTGAKYTLAVPQYLYDKGLKDFKDIAKFKDDLGGKIYGIEPGNDGNRLILDMISKDTFGLKGFELAESSEQGMLAQVAKQTKSEKPIVFLGWEPHPMNTNFKLAYLSGGDDVFGKDFGGAIIHTNVRAGYTTECPNVGKFLTNLKFNLQMENEIMGKILDDGEDGAKAATEWLKANPAILDTWLAGVTTFDGKEGLPAVKASLGL
- a CDS encoding thymidine kinase — translated: MAKLYFSYSAMNAGKSTLLLQASYNYQERGMRTMLFTAAHYAEDGVGRITSRLGVSAEALLYRDNDDLFALIAKAHGESRLSCVFVDEAQFLTKEQVWQLARVVDRLNLPVLCFGLRTDFQGKLFPGSAELLAIADTLREIRTICHCGAKATMVVRHGPKGEALLEGDQVAIEKSVYVSLCRKHWEEETGRIAHGDVRKS
- a CDS encoding ATP-binding protein, whose amino-acid sequence is MDVGLTTLEEKDISRHLAVAQAMVTRFISLDSGEKSGTEIAGTGRRFVSTVSTGGLRKTREVELAKTIQSVRPDDQMLSIAQHTLLFRARRGVAVALAVADVFGRQSDLESLMARNASAPLQGEEASHFKRLLSAAAYIAAFAFTAYLAQLIEADSEPANDMSEPDFVFDTAQDALKSVIAGLDRAISGASDEQAMLARAKAFSALAIEGLLQRKGRFDGLGSFEDMHLRLDSDDFTLDGFDVAPSKKRTPLVMTFKKPNEVVGNHIAKFQALKLSKMLMAYDFDRQLNPFVELGGFLFTFIGDGAPGTGKTTLIQMIAGLVNDYCQVAGYAFHYENFGVDQISSYQGKSGQNCKQFVTNVLNPRVIGFGTIDDIDQVAAKRSDDRASSGQHEITGVLMEAFSGASTVVRGNCSFGMFSNYPENVDDALRQRAGARWLVDGPQTRDDYIDIFALLAGKNHKIPLGDHKLFEAQQIERAVETAYDELSEPQEEGLKVVFDRFIADNGEPKTLSDIGTYLHMIKEREPRFTGRAIKNVTDAIKMRAMDVELPDEWFEKPETFVHKSYDEKKAMIETLRKPFTMEMVLQETNRYADSEFRYADKSDDAAVDKMVRDARLRERAVREVEALKAKGQWDV